One Spinacia oleracea cultivar Varoflay chromosome 4, BTI_SOV_V1, whole genome shotgun sequence DNA segment encodes these proteins:
- the LOC110781078 gene encoding uncharacterized protein, whose amino-acid sequence MVDFLVIKVPAAYNVIVGRPFIHDAQAVVSTYHLTMIYMSNFEKAERIRGSQDSARSCYLTALKTPGRLTPSRNIAREAAMKRPAKGQAPRSGGEQSLLPKKEKRQKMESPTIESIEKGTTLPRVEAGGESEEVELVEGETGRTVKLGTDIDPQLRVNMIGLLREHADVFAFSADEMPGISSEVIEHRLNVDRAVRPVKQKKRNFSTEKNQAIQEEVEKLLAAGFIEPCDYPEWLANVVMVKKSNGSWRMCVDFTNLNRACPKDCYPLPRIDMLVDSTSGHALLSFLDAFSGYHQVSLAKADRRKAAFITEGGVFCYKAMPFGLKNAGATYQKLVDRVFANQKGRNIEVYVDDSIVKSKLETDHLDDLRETFETLRRYQMKLNPKKCVFGVKSGKFLGFLVSERGIEANPDKVEAILNLPQPKSIKDVQRLTGRMAALTRFVSKSADRSIPFFNTLKQNGKFRWGETEERAFEKVKDHLRALPTIARPEEGDKLQLYVSASAQTVAAVLISEKDKVQQPIYFVSHILNPAEARYSLIEKVAYAVLIAARKLRPYFDAHTIQILTNFPLEKALQKMDTAGRLLRWAIELSEYDLEFHPRNAIKAQALADFVVEASYQEDETKAESWEVSVDGSAAQSGAGAGVVMTSPTGDKFEYAIRFTFAASNNEAEYEAAIAGVQLCLLADAKRIVMTTDSQLVANQFSGEYETKEPSMRRYQEKLKTLTVKLEAFDIKLVPRALNTAADSLAKLASSKAIELSRSVMIEIMHRRSMEEKGKEIMVITANKEWYDDIWAYKTTGMLPADIREAKKIKKDICWYVIYQGQLYKRAFSLPLLRCLTAYESARLIEEMHEGICGNHVGGKTLALICQRQGYYWPTMLEDAQSYVKKCEKCQLFAPVIRMPANDLMPILNPIPFAQWGMDIVGPFTTASGGRKFLIVAVDYFTKWIEAEPVAKITANQVRKFIWKNIITRFGIPTAIVFDHGCQFDCEPIRAFLADYRIKFAYASVCHPQSNGQAEAANKQILVAIKKKLDEFKGKWADTVPEVLWGNRTTVKEATGESPFKLCFGSEAVIPAEVALPTFRIQHYEEQGNDSLLRHQLDFLPEVRLQAEIKSAAYKNRMSRAYNKRVKHRKLEVGDLVLRRTAATGKAQKQGKLTANWEGPYQIWEEVVAGSYRLMEMDGTPLKNSWNADTLRKFHV is encoded by the coding sequence ATGGTAGACTTCTTAGTAATCAAAGTGCCTGCTGCATACAACGTAATAGTGGGCCGGCCATTCATCCACGATGCACAAGCAGTGGTATCAACATACCATCTAACCATGATATACATGTCTAACTTTGAGAAGGCTGAGAGAATCCGAGGCAGTCAAGATTCAGCAAGATCATGCTACTTGACGGCATTAAAAACACCAGGCCGACTGACCCCATCCAGGAATATAGCGAGAGAGGCAGCAATGAAAAGACCGGCAAAAGGCCAAGCCCCAAGATCGGGGGGCGAGCAATCTCTTTTGCCCAAGAAGGAGAAAAGGCAGAAAATGGAGTCACCCACAATCGAAAGCATCGAAAAGGGGACTACTCTACCTAGGGTAGAGGCCGGAGGAGAGTCGGAAGAAGTCGAGCTGGTAGAAGGAGAAACTGGCAGAACAGTAAAATTAGGAACCGACATTGACCCCCAGTTGCGGGTAAACATGATCGGTCTGTTGAGAGAACACGCGGATGTGTTCGCATTTTCCGCAGACGAAATGCCAGGTATAAGCTCAGAGGTAATCGAGCACCGACTGAATGTCGACAGAGCAGTCAGGCcggtaaaacaaaagaaaagaaacttctcaacagaaaaaaatcaagcaatACAGGAAGAGGTAGAAAAGTTGTTGGCAGCGGGATTTATTGAACCATGCGACTACCCAGAGTGGTTGGCCAACGTCGTAATGGTTAAGAAGTCAAACGGCTCGtggagaatgtgcgtagatttcacaaACCTTAATAGAGCATGCCCGAAAGACTGCTACCCACTGCCAAGAATCGACATGCTAGTCGACTCCACATCTGGCCATGCGCTGCTCAGCTTCCTTGACGCATTCTCCGGGTACCACCAAGTCAGCCTTGCAAAGGCCGACAGGAGAAAAGCAGCATTCATCACTGAGGGGGGAGTATTCTGTTACAAGGctatgccgtttgggttaaagaacGCTGGGGCAACGTACCAAAAACTGGTCGACAGAGTGTTCGCAAACCAAAAAGGCCGCAACATTGAAGTATACGTCGACGACTCCATAGTGAAAAGCAAATTGGAGACCGACCATTTAGACGACCTCAGGGAAACGTTTGAAACTCTGCGCCGTTAccaaatgaagctgaaccccaAGAAATGTGTGTTCGGAGTGAAATCGGGGAAATTCTTGGGTTTCCTTGTCAGCGAGAGAGGCATAGAGGCAAACCCAGATAAGGTAGAAGCAATACTCAATCTGCCTCAGCCAAAAAGCATCAAAGATGTACAAAGGCTGACAGGAAGAATGGCAGCTCTGACAAGATTTGTTAGCAAATCAGCCGACAGGTCGATCCCATTTTTTAACACTCTTAAGCAGAACGGAAAATTCCGGTGGGGAGAAACCGAGGAAAGGGCCTTTGAGAAGGTAAAGGACCATCTTCGTGCTTTACCGACGATAGCCAGGCCGGAAGAGGGCGACAAGCTACAGTTGTATGTGTCCGCTTCAGCCCAAACCGTTGCTGCCGTACTAATCAGTGAAAAAGACAAAGTCCAGCAGCCGAtatactttgtcagccacattTTGAATCCGGCAGAAGCAAGATACTCACTGATAGAGAAAGTGGCCTATGCAGTCCTGATAGCCGCCAGAAAGCTCAGACCATATTTTGATGCACATACCATACAAATTCTGACGAACTTCCCACTGGAGAAGGCTTTGCAAAAAATGGATACAGCCGGCAGGCTGTTGCGATGGGCAATAGAACTGTCGGAGTACGATCTTGAGTTTCACCCGCGCAATGCAATAAAAGCACAAGCCTTGGCCGACTTCGTAGTTGAAGCATCCTATCAAGAGGACGAAACCAAAGCAGAATCCTGGGAAGTATCAGTAGACGGATCAGCCGCTCAGTCGGGAGCGGGAGCCGGCGTTGTCATGACCTCTCCGACAGGAGATAAGTTCGAATACGCAATCAGATTCACTTTCGCAGCTtcgaacaacgaagcagaatatgaagcagccATTGCAGGGGTACAGCTATGTTTGTTGGCAGATGCCAAGAGGATAGTAATGACAACAGATTCTCAGTTGGTGGCAAATCAGTTTTCGGGAGAGTATGAAACAAAAGAGCCGTCAATGCGGCGGTATCAAGAAAAACTGAAGACGCTGACAGTGAAATTAGAAGCTTTTGACATCAAATTGGTCCCCAGAGCGTTGAACACTGCCGCAGACAGCCTAGCAAAACTGGCCAGTTCGAAAGCAATCGAGCTCAGTCGATCAGTAATGATAGAAATCATGCACAGAAGGAGTAtggaagaaaaaggaaaagaaataatGGTCATCACGGCAAACAAAGAGTGGTACGACGATATCTGGGCGTACAAGACGACTGGAATGCTCCCGGCCGATATCAGGGAGGcaaagaaaatcaaaaaagaCATCTGCTGGTACGTCATATATCAGGGACAACTCTATAAAAGAGCATTCAGCCTCCCCCTGCTGCGGTGTTTGACGGCATACGAATCCGCAAGGTTAATCGAAGAAATGCATGAAGGAATATGCGGAAACCATGTAGGAGGAAAAACACTCGCTTTGATCTGCCAAAGACAAGGTTACTACTGGCCAACCATGCTGGAAGACGCACAGAGCTACGTCAAGAAATGTGAAAAATGCCAGCTGTTTGCCCCAGTAATACGTATGCCAGCAAACGACTTGATGCCCATTCTGAATCCAATTCCATTCGCCCAGTGGGGAATGGATATCGTAGGACCCTTCACAACAGCCTCAGGAGGCAGGAAGTTCTTGATTGTTGCCGTCGATTACTTCACAAAATGGATTGAGGCCGAGCCGGTAGCAAAGATAACAGCCAACCAGGTACGGAagttcatctggaaaaacatcataACAAGGTTTGGAATACCGACAGCAATAGTATTCGACCATGGATGCCAGTTCGACTGTGAACCTATACGAGCATTCTTGGCAGACTACCGGATCAAGTTCGCATACGCCTCAGTCTGCCACCCAcagagcaacgggcaagccgaggcTGCAAACAAACAAATACTCGTAGCCATTAAGAAAAAGCTGGATGAGTTCAAGGGCAAGTGGGCAGACACAGTCCCAGAGGTTCTATGGGGTAACAGAACGACGGTTAAAGAAGCAACGGGAGAGAGCCCTTTCAAACTATGCTTCGGATCAGAAGCAGTCATACCGGCTGAAGTAGCACTACCTACCTTCCGCATCCAGCATTATGAAGAACAGGGAAACGACAGCTTACTCAGACACCAGCTGGATTTCTTACCAGAGGTTAGACTGCAGGCGGAAATCAAGTCGGCCGCATACAAGAACAGAATGAGCAGGGCCTACAACAAGCGAGTAAAACATAGGAAGCTAGAGGTAGGCGACCTTGTACTTCGCCGGACGGCAGCAACCGGAAAAGCTCAAAAACAAGGAAAACTGACTGCAAATTGGGAAGGGCCCTACCAGATATGGGAAGAAGTGGTAGCTGGATCATACAGACTAATGGAGATGGATGGAACACCGCTGAAGAACTCATGGAACGCAGATACTTTAAGAAAATTCCATGTGTGA
- the LOC110800477 gene encoding proline-rich extensin-like protein EPR1, which yields MTSPPIKPPTPVSSPPMASPPVKPPTSMPSPPMASPPGKPPMASPPVKPPTPLSSPPIKPPTPVSSPPMVSPPVNPPMTSPPVNPPTASPPVNPPMVSPPVNPPMVSPPVNPPMTSPPVKPPTPVSSPPMASPPVKPPTPMSSPPMASPPVKPPTPDLSPPIASPLVKPPMASPPVKPPTLDLSPPMVSPPVKPPTPVSSPPMTSPPVQPPTPMPSPPMMSPPVNPPTPVPSPPMTSPPIKPPAPVPSPPGKCPINTLNLKVCASLLNNFLGPVIGTPQTNTCCSLIDGLVNLDAAVCLCTAIKANILGINLDVPLSVNLLLNKCGKQVPNYRCS from the coding sequence ATGACATCTCCACCTATCAAACCACCAACGCCTGTGTCGTCACCACCAATGGCGTCACCACCTGTTAAGCCGCCAACGTCTATGCCATCACCTCCAATGGCTTCACCACCTGGCAAACCACCAATGGCCTCTCCACCTGTCAAGCCGCCAACACCGTTGTCATCACCACCTATCAAGCCGCCAACTCCTGTGTCATCACCACCAATGGTGTCACCACCTGTCAATCCACCAATGACATCACCACCTGTCAATCCACCAACGGCGTCACCACCTGTTAATCCACCAATGGTGTCACCACCTGTCAATCCACCAATGGTGTCACCACCTGTCAATCCACCAATGACTTCTCCACCTGTCAAGCCGCCTACACCAGTGTCATCACCACCAATGGCTTCTCCACCTGTCAAGCCGCCAACACCAATGTCTTCACCACCAATGGCATCTCCACCTGTCAAGCCACCAACGCCTGATCTATCACCTCCAATAGCGTCACCACTTGTCAAGCCACCAATGGCATCTCCACCTGTCAAGCCACCAACGCTTGATCTATCACCTCCAATGGTGTCCCCACCTGTTAAACCACCGACTCCAGTGTCATCACCACCTATGACATCACCACCTGTCCAGCCGCCAACACCAATGCCATCGCCGCCAATGATGTCACCACCTGTTAACCCGCCAACGCCGGTGCCATCACCACCAATGACATCACCGCCTATAAAGCCGCCAGCTCCCGTACCATCACCACCTGGAAAGTGCCCCATAAATACACTAAATTTGAAGGTGTGTGCCAGTTTATTGAACAATTTTCTTGGACCTGTGATTGGCACCCCACAAACGAATACATGCTGCTCTCTCATTGATGGGTTGGTTAACCTTGACGCCGCAGTTTGCCTTTGCACTGCCATTAAAGCTAACATTTTGGGGATCAACCTTGATGTTCCACTTTCGGTTAATTTGCTGCTCAACAAATGTGGAAAACAAGTACCCAACTACCGATGTTCTTAA
- the LOC130472497 gene encoding proline-rich extensin-like protein EPR1 has translation MFSKVLSSITLLICLNLLFSTIVNSQNTPSPSGSRNQGGGHQGGKSPPGKSPTPNVSPPEKPPTPNASPPANQPTPNASPPGKSPTPVALPPRWPGALPPKPPMSSPPVKSPAPMPSP, from the coding sequence atgttttcaaaagtaTTATCATCGATTACCCTCCTCATTTGTCTCAACCTATTATTTTCCACTATTGTGAATTCCCAAAATACACCCTCTCCATCAGGATCACGTAATCAAGGTGGTGGACACCAAGGTGGGAAATCACCACCGGGAAAATCACCAACTCCAAATGTGTCACCACCTGAAAAGCCACCAACTCCAAATGCGTCACCACCTGCAAACCAACCAACTCCAAATGCGTCACCACCTGGAAAGTCACCAACTCCAGTTGCGTTACCACCTAGATGGCCAGGTGCGTTGCCACCTAAGCCACCAATGTCATCTCCACCTGTTAAGTCGCCAGCGCCTATGCCTTCACCGTAA